In the genome of Desulfovibrio desulfuricans, one region contains:
- the sdhE gene encoding 8-methylmenaquinol:fumarate reductase membrane anchor subunit: MQTEFAFFPGCVLTQAAKESRMALEAVAPKLGITLKEIPGWSCCGASQAQDVDPVATLVANARNLALAEKMGLPVLTSCSTCLLMLRRAKAELDGGKKDRINTFLAKGNMSYAGTSEVTSLLWVLAQNAQMLKSRVVRPLAGLKVAAFYGCHSLRPEHALGFESAVNPSSFETVVAALGAQTVPFTKRLDCCGFHAVYPAEKSVMRMTGQIVDSAAASGATCLVTPCPLCQMQLDIYQEAAQDISRSKARMPVLHLSQLVGLALGVPAKALGLDYNVVDATKVA, encoded by the coding sequence ATGCAGACCGAATTCGCCTTTTTTCCCGGCTGCGTGCTGACTCAGGCCGCCAAGGAATCCAGGATGGCTCTTGAGGCCGTAGCCCCCAAGCTCGGCATTACGCTTAAAGAAATACCCGGCTGGAGCTGCTGCGGCGCTTCACAGGCGCAGGATGTGGACCCCGTGGCAACCCTGGTCGCCAACGCCCGCAACCTTGCCCTGGCCGAAAAAATGGGCCTGCCCGTGCTGACCTCGTGCAGCACCTGCCTGCTTATGCTGCGCCGGGCCAAGGCCGAGCTCGACGGCGGCAAGAAGGACCGCATCAATACCTTTCTTGCCAAGGGCAATATGTCCTACGCGGGCACAAGCGAAGTAACCAGCCTGCTCTGGGTGCTGGCCCAAAATGCCCAGATGCTCAAATCCAGGGTGGTCAGACCGCTCGCGGGCCTCAAGGTTGCGGCGTTTTACGGCTGCCACAGCCTGCGTCCCGAGCACGCCCTTGGCTTTGAAAGCGCCGTAAACCCCTCGAGCTTTGAAACCGTGGTGGCCGCCCTTGGCGCGCAGACCGTCCCCTTTACCAAAAGGCTCGATTGCTGCGGCTTCCACGCCGTGTACCCGGCGGAAAAATCCGTCATGCGCATGACCGGCCAGATTGTGGACAGCGCGGCGGCCTCCGGCGCCACCTGTCTTGTAACCCCCTGCCCGCTCTGCCAGATGCAGCTCGACATTTATCAGGAAGCGGCGCAGGATATCTCCAGGTCCAAGGCCCGCATGCCCGTGCTGCACCTTTCGCAGCTGGTTGGCCTTGCGCTGGGTGTCCCGGCCAAGGCTCTGGGCCTCGACTACAACGTCGTTGACGCAACCAAGGTGGCCTAA